From Bacteroidota bacterium:
TGGGTGGCCAATTGCCTGTCTTCGCCTTCAGCCGGCGTAAAGGGGGGGACACGGTAGCCACGGTTTGCCATACTTAGCCAGCGGCTGTATTCAACTGCCCGGATATCCCGGTATGGAGGCCAGAAGTCATCTGTATCAACGTTGAACGACCTGGCAAAGCCTGAAATAATCTCAAGCTGAACAGGTGCATTGGGGCACAATGTAGCATAGGCATCCATGTAGGCATGCCAATCGGTTAATCCTTCACCCACAGCCATCCACTGGACCGCTACACCGTTTCCTGCTTTCCATAACATGGAGTCCCTGATGCCGGTACATACGGCGTAGGGCGCAAGGATTTCGAGGTTGGTTTGCGGGTCTTCGAGCGTCCAGGTTGCATTGCCCGAGTCGAGTGTAGCACCTACAAAGTCGGGGCCTGCCCTTTCGATGAGTTCAGCAAGCATCCAGGCTTGCATGTCGCCGGCGTGGTTTTCAACGGCAATTTTGAGGCCGGCATCCAGTGCTTCACTGCGCACGCCCTGCAAAGTTTTTACGGTGTCGTCTATGCGCGCAGGCAGGCCGCCAGGGGTTGTCCGGTCTTCCATGCGTCCCTGGTAGCAGCGAACCACATCAGAGCCCACAGCTTTGGCAACCCGGATGGCGAGTTTGAGGTGCGTCGTTGCGTCGCCATATTTGTCGTTAAATGCCGTGGATGAGCCACAAATGCCACCGGTGCCAGCCTGTATCTCAAGACCCAGGTCTGATGCCTGCTGGCGAATGTCTTTGAGATAAGCATCGTCGTGGCTCTCATAGACATCGAGGTCGGAAAACAGGATGGTATCTACAACCAGTGAACTTGCATACTCCAGCAAACGCGGTGCTTTCCAGCCCAATGCGCGGATGGAGAAGTTATCGAAGCCCAACTTCAGGTTGCGTTTAACGGCCGGCAGGGGAGATGCTGCAATCAGGCTGGTTGATGTCGGGGCTGCGGCGATTCCGGCGCCGGCAGCAATGGATGTTTTGATAAAATCTCGACGCGTATGCATAACAGGTTGTGCTACAAAGGCATTTGGGGGTTATTAGAAGATAGAATCTTCGTCCGTGTGGAAGCTAACAATCAAATAGCAGAAAATACAACAATAACCGCTGTTTAGAGCTTTACATCCTTTACAAACCTTTTTCATGATCTTAACCACATGGCACGCGAATTTTCCCACCTTACATTGATTTCCCATGTTTTGGCATGCGGGGAAGTCAGCGGCCTCCAGTAGGCCTGCTGAACACAGCCCCGCGTAATTTATAGGCATGTTGTTACGTTATCTATAAATCAGACAACTTGCCATCTGCCATCTATAAAACACCCTATGATGTACACCCCGATTTCCCACCTAAACGGACGACTGCTTGCAGCCCTTGTGCTTGCATTTGTCTTTCTAATTCCCCCCACAGTTGTCGACGTAAGCGCGCAAAGCGGCACGTTCTTCAACCAGCGTGATGATACCTATCCGTTGTTGGGCCTGCGTCGTGCAAAAGAAGCGTTTGATACACAGAAAGTGGAGTATGAGCGTCAGAAAGGGTTGCATGATAAACAGTTGATCTCGGAAGCAGCGCTGGAACAGGCGTTCCGAAATTACTCCGAAGCCGAAGTGAATTTTCAGCAGTCGCTGCTGGCGGTGATTTTTGAGCAGCAGTATATCGTTGTCTCCCGTGCGGTTAAATACCAGAAAGACAACCGCAAAAAGGGAGTTCGGCTCACCCTTGAAAATGCATCCAAAGGAAGCGGCGAATACGAGAAGCTGATTGGTATCGATGATTCTTTGTTTACGTTGCTGAAGCCGGATGTGGTTAATAACATTTATATTTCATTGCTCAACGATGATAACGCCATCATCAGCCAGCCGTATGAAAGAAAAATAGACCAGTTGCTTTACGGCAAGCCAAAAACGGTCAATTTTGAATTGTTGCAAGAATTGGACGCCGTTACGGTGAGTCTGATTTACGGCAATGGCTCACAGCAGAGCCGCAAAATCTATCTACAGAAAGACGACTCTGAAAATATTGCGTCGATTAAGCCTGAGCAGTTTTCTCAGGAAGTGGAGTTGAGTGGCAATACGGATTACCGGATGTCGCTCGAGCTGTTCAGCAGTGATGCAAACACGTTCAAGCTCGAAGCTGTTAACCTGCCTTCTGAGATCAACCGCTATTTTGTTGATCCGGCTACAGACAACCGGTTGAGCCAATTCCAGTTTACAGAAGGCGTGAATACGCGGGAAGCAGCTTTGCGTATTTTCTTGCCTGAGCGTCCAACAGATAACGTCAAAATTGACGAAGGCCTGACCTTTTTCGCAATTTCGATTCCCAGAGAGCGAATTGAGGAAATTGGCGACGTAAGCCGGCGCCAGATGACGGAGGAAGAGATTCAGGCCCTCAACGTAGGATATGCCAAGCTTGAACTGGTGCCGCGTGGCATCGGTGAGATCCTTGTGCGGGCGCCCCTGCTTTCGTTTACCATCAAACCTGATGAAGAGGTGGTGGTAAACCTGGAAGTTGTCAACGAAGGGACACGTAGCCTGAATAATGTGCGCGTTGAAGCAGATCCGCCGCTGAACTGGACGGATACCATCAGCCCAGAAGTTATTCAGTCGCTCGACATTAATGAGGAGCAGCAGATACAGCTCCGTTTCAAGCCGGCGCCCAATGTTGCGCCCGGTCGCTATGAGGTGCGTGTACAAACGACCTCGCTTTCAGACGATTTGCCGATTCGCGGAGAGGACAAAACAATTTCGATTCAGATAGAAGCTGAAGCAAATGTGTTTGGCACCCTCATCGTGGTACTGTTGATTATTGGGCTTGTACTGGCCATTATCATCTTCGGTATCCGACTCTCCCGCAGGTAATAAAAAACGTAGTAAACAGAGATAGACCATGGAAACATCAACGCAAGCCAACGGCCATGCCATGTTGGAAGCCGACCAGCTATCCAAACGGTATGAAGACGGCCATCTGGCGCTGGATAGCCTTAACCTGACTGTAAACGCCGGCGAGGTATATGCCATGCTCGGTGGTAACGGCGCTGGCAAAACCACGGCGATCAACCTGTTTCTCAATTTTATTGAGCCGACTTCAGGAGAAGCGCGGGTGGATGGCATTGTTACCCATAAAGAACCCCTGCTTGCCAAGCAGAAAATTGCCTACGTCTCGGAAAATGTAATGCTTTACCCCAACTTTACGGCATTGCAAAATCTGGACTTTTTTGTCAAGCTGGGCGGTAAAACGAACTACACCAAGGACGATTATCGACGTGTGCTTTTGCGGGTAGGCCTCCAGGAGGAAGCCCATAACAGGCGGCTCAAGGGATTTTCAAAAGGGATGCGCCAGAAATGCGGTATTGCCATCGCTATTCTGAAAGATGCCCGGGCCATTTTGCTGGACGAGCCTACAAGTGGTCTGGATCCGAAAGCCGCTTTTGAGTTTACCAAACTCATTCTTTCCCTCCGTGAAGAAGGAAAAGCGATTCTTATGTCTACGCACGACATTTTTCGG
This genomic window contains:
- a CDS encoding sugar phosphate isomerase/epimerase, with amino-acid sequence MHTRRDFIKTSIAAGAGIAAAPTSTSLIAASPLPAVKRNLKLGFDNFSIRALGWKAPRLLEYASSLVVDTILFSDLDVYESHDDAYLKDIRQQASDLGLEIQAGTGGICGSSTAFNDKYGDATTHLKLAIRVAKAVGSDVVRCYQGRMEDRTTPGGLPARIDDTVKTLQGVRSEALDAGLKIAVENHAGDMQAWMLAELIERAGPDFVGATLDSGNATWTLEDPQTNLEILAPYAVCTGIRDSMLWKAGNGVAVQWMAVGEGLTDWHAYMDAYATLCPNAPVQLEIISGFARSFNVDTDDFWPPYRDIRAVEYSRWLSMANRGYRVPPFTPAEGEDRQLATQQYQMAELERSVRYSKDVLGLGLK
- a CDS encoding NEW3 domain-containing protein, which translates into the protein MMYTPISHLNGRLLAALVLAFVFLIPPTVVDVSAQSGTFFNQRDDTYPLLGLRRAKEAFDTQKVEYERQKGLHDKQLISEAALEQAFRNYSEAEVNFQQSLLAVIFEQQYIVVSRAVKYQKDNRKKGVRLTLENASKGSGEYEKLIGIDDSLFTLLKPDVVNNIYISLLNDDNAIISQPYERKIDQLLYGKPKTVNFELLQELDAVTVSLIYGNGSQQSRKIYLQKDDSENIASIKPEQFSQEVELSGNTDYRMSLELFSSDANTFKLEAVNLPSEINRYFVDPATDNRLSQFQFTEGVNTREAALRIFLPERPTDNVKIDEGLTFFAISIPRERIEEIGDVSRRQMTEEEIQALNVGYAKLELVPRGIGEILVRAPLLSFTIKPDEEVVVNLEVVNEGTRSLNNVRVEADPPLNWTDTISPEVIQSLDINEEQQIQLRFKPAPNVAPGRYEVRVQTTSLSDDLPIRGEDKTISIQIEAEANVFGTLIVVLLIIGLVLAIIIFGIRLSRR
- a CDS encoding ABC transporter ATP-binding protein encodes the protein METSTQANGHAMLEADQLSKRYEDGHLALDSLNLTVNAGEVYAMLGGNGAGKTTAINLFLNFIEPTSGEARVDGIVTHKEPLLAKQKIAYVSENVMLYPNFTALQNLDFFVKLGGKTNYTKDDYRRVLLRVGLQEEAHNRRLKGFSKGMRQKCGIAIAILKDARAILLDEPTSGLDPKAAFEFTKLILSLREEGKAILMSTHDIFRAKDIADIVGIMNLGKLVMQRTKEEIAGEDLEKLYVEYMAGYMDQAA